The following are encoded together in the Gemmatimonadaceae bacterium genome:
- a CDS encoding IS110 family transposase — protein sequence MIEICPLAGWICELVRTLGIEIQVASTAHDAWRWKNVKRKNDRQDALKLAQLSVMNQLTLVHVPERAVRQWRLLIQFRQRLVGRRTKIKNHIRDLLSRAGLSLTRGHGAWTIKGLAELEALARPLGAVGADELWRGELAIELQSLKEIAAPMRAVEQKLDELAQADKSVQLLQTIPGVGPRLAEALVTLIDNPQRFKRGKEVGAYIGMVPKQLQSGETNRLGRITRQGNRLVRSLLVEVGWIGLRYNAWIRAVYERVRRGSKARKKIAMVAVARRLLIRCWAMLRDGTPWRPAPHTV from the coding sequence GTGATCGAGATCTGTCCGCTGGCTGGCTGGATCTGCGAACTGGTGCGGACCTTGGGAATAGAGATTCAAGTGGCCAGCACGGCCCACGATGCGTGGCGCTGGAAGAATGTCAAAAGAAAGAACGATCGCCAAGATGCGCTGAAGTTGGCGCAGCTTTCGGTGATGAATCAGTTGACGTTGGTGCATGTGCCCGAGCGCGCCGTACGGCAATGGCGGTTGCTGATCCAGTTCCGGCAGCGTCTGGTGGGCCGGCGCACTAAGATCAAGAATCACATACGCGACCTGTTGAGCAGAGCAGGACTGTCGCTGACGCGCGGTCATGGCGCTTGGACCATCAAGGGCCTCGCAGAGCTTGAGGCGCTGGCCCGGCCGCTCGGAGCAGTTGGAGCAGACGAGTTATGGCGCGGCGAGTTAGCCATCGAGTTGCAATCTCTGAAGGAAATTGCAGCCCCAATGCGAGCAGTCGAGCAGAAACTCGATGAGCTGGCCCAGGCAGACAAGAGCGTGCAACTGCTCCAGACGATTCCGGGAGTGGGGCCGAGACTGGCTGAAGCATTGGTCACGCTGATCGACAATCCGCAGAGGTTCAAACGAGGCAAAGAGGTGGGCGCCTACATTGGTATGGTGCCCAAGCAGTTGCAGTCGGGAGAAACCAACAGGCTGGGAAGAATCACGCGTCAAGGGAACAGATTGGTAAGATCGCTGCTGGTGGAAGTCGGCTGGATCGGCCTGCGGTACAACGCTTGGATACGCGCCGTTTACGAACGAGTAAGACGAGGAAGCAAAGCGCGCAAGAAGATCGCGATGGTAGCGGTGGCGCGCCGACTGCTGATCCGCTGCTGGGCCATGCTGCGAGACGGCACGCCCTGGCGGCCCGCACCACATACCGTCTGA